The Pseudoxanthomonas suwonensis sequence AACCTCGACCCGACCCTGTCGGCCGAGATCATGGAACTGTTCGCCGGGTTGCCCGACCGCGGCACCAGCGTGCTGGTGGTCAGCCACGACCTGCCGCTGCTGCGGCGCATGCGCCGGCGCGTGCTGGTGCTCGACCATGGCCGCCTGGTCGACGACATCTCGCCGCAGGACCTGGCGGAATGAATACGAACGCGACGACCTCCACGAACGGCAAGGCCGCCCCTGCCGCACCGTCGCGCCTGCGGGTGTGGTTCGACCAGCACCTGCACGGGCTCGCCTTCAGCCTCGGCCGCACGCTGCGCAAGCCCTGGGCCACCCTGCTGACGGTGGCGGTCATGGGCCTGGCCCTGGCCCTGCCGCTGGGCCTGTCGATCGTGATGGACAACCTGCGCCACTTCGCCGGCAGCGTGCAGCAGTCGCGCGAGGTCAACCTGTTCCTGAAGATGGACGTGGACGCGGCCGCCGCCACGAAGCTGGCCGACGAACTGCGCGGCCGCGGCGACGTCGCCGCGGTGGATCTGCGCACGCCGGAGCAGGCGCTGGCCGGCTTCCGCGAGAGCAGCGGCCTGGGCGAGGCGCTCGACGCGCTGGGCGAGAACCCGTTGCCGACCCTGCTGATCGTGGTGCCGCAAGGTGACGACGACGCCCGCCTGGTCGCCGCGCTACAGGCACTGCCGCAGGCCGACCTGGTCCAGCACGACGCGGTCTGGCGCCAACGCCTGGACAACTGGCTGCGCTTCGGCCAGCGCGTGGTCCAGGTGCTGTCGGTGCTGCTCGGCCTGGGCGCGCTGTTGGTGGTCGGCAACACCGTGCGCCTGGACATCCAGTCGCGGCGCGAGGAGATCGGCGTACTGCAGCTGCTCGGCGCCAGCGACGGTTTCATCCGCCGCCCGTTCCTCTACCTGGGCGTCTGGTACGGCCTGGGCGCCGGGCTGCTGGCGCTGGGCCTGATCGCCGCCGCCGGCGGGGCGCTGCGCGAGCCGCTGGCCGCGCTCAGTGCCAGCTATGGGAGCCAGTTCTCGCTCAAGGGTCTGGATGCGCTGCACTCGGGGATGGTATTGCTGGGAACCGTCCTGCTGGGGTGGCTGGGCGCCTGGGCGGTGACCGGGCACTTCCTGCGGCAGACCCGGCCCACGGAGACCTGATGGCTGCCCAAGAGCTCAAGCACCTGATCAGCGACGCGCCGCGGGTGATGGTCGCCGACGGCTCCAAGCTGGTGCGCAAGCTGATCGCCGACGTGCTGGCGCGCGAGCTGCCGGGCGTGCAGGTGGTCGGCTGCTCGAGCATCGCCGAGGCGCGCGCCGCGCTGGAGGCCGGCCCGGTCGACCTGGTCACCACCGCGCTGTCGCTGCCCGACGGCGACGGCCTGGAACTGGCGCGCAGCGTGCGCGAGGCCGCCGGCCAGGCCTACGTGCCGGTGATCGTGGTTTCCGGCGACGCCCAGCAGCACCTGGTCGAGCGCCGCTTCACCGAATACGTCACCGACTACTTCGACAAGTCGCTGGGCCACGACGCACTGGCCGAGTTCATCCGCGGCTACGTGCAGCCGCAGCCGATCGTCGGCGCCACCGTGCTGTACGTCGAGGACAGCCGGGTGGTGGCCGAGGCGACCAAGCGCATGCTCGAGCGCCAGCAGCTGAAGGTGATCCATGTGCTGACCGCCGAGGAGGCGTTCGCGCTGCTGACCGCCGAGTCGCTGGGCCGGATCCCGGACAAGATCGACCTGGTGCTGACCGACGTCACCCTGAAGGGGGAACTGAGCGGCCGCGACGTGGTCGAGCGCATCCGCATCGATTTCGCCTACGGCAAGCGCCGCCTGCCGGTGCTGGTGATGACCGGCGACGGCAACCAGCACAACCAGTCCGAGCTGCTGCGCGCCGGTGCCAACGACCTGGTGCAGAAGCCGATCGAGGAACGGCTGCTGGTGACCAAGGTGCTGTTCCAGCTGCGCGTGTCGCGGCTGGACGGCGGCCGGCCGAACTGAATCATGGCCGAGGACGACCGCATCCGGCTGGAGCCGTCGTGGAAGGCGCGGATCGGCGACTGGCTGCTGCGCCCGGAGATGCAGGCGCTGGCGGAGTTCCTGCGCCAGCGCAAGGCGGCCGGCGCGCGGGTCTATCCGCCCGGACCGCAGATCTTCGCCGCCTTCGACGCCACTCCGTTCGACCAGGTCAAGGTGGTCATCCTCGGCCAGGACCCGTACCACGGGCGCGGCCAGGCCCATGGCCTGTGCTTCTCGGTGCTGCCGGGCGTGCCGGTGCCGCCGTCGCTGGACAACATCTTCAAGGAGATCGGCCAGGAACTGGGCCTGCCGCGGCCGGACCACGGCTGCCTGCTGCCCTGGGCCAGGCGCGGCGTGCTGCTGCTCAACGCGGTGCTGACGGTGGAGGAAGGCCGCGCCGGCGCGCACCAGGGCAAGGGCTGGGAGGGCTTCACCGACCGCGCGATCGAGGCCTTGGCCAGCGAACGCGAGGGGCTGGTGTTCCTGCTCTGGGGCAGCTACGCCCAGGCCAAGGGCAAGGTGATCGATCCGCGCCGGCACCGGGTGCTGAAAGCGCCGCATCCCTCGCCGCTGTCGGCGCACCGCGGCTTCTTCGGCTGCGGCCACTTCGCCGCGGCCAACGAATACCTGGCCCGGCATGGCCAGGCCCCGGTCGACTGGTCGCTGCCGCCGCGGGTCGAGGTCGAGGCGATGTTGCGCTCCCTGTAGGAGCACAGCTTGCTGGCGACCCGGGCGTCGGAACCACGAGGGCGTCGCCTGTGCCGGCGTCGTCGTGTCGCCGGCTAAACCCGGCTCCTACAACAGCCGCCATGCGGCTGCTCTTCTGTAGGAGCTGACTTCAGTCGGCGACACGGGCGTCGGAAGCACGATGCCGTCGCCCTGTGCCGACGGCGTCGGGTCGCGGGCAAGCCCGGCTCCTACAGCGGCGGCGCGGGTCCCAATCCACTACCTGGACGCAACCGGGAAAAACGCGGCTCTGTATCCGCAGAAGGCACAGGGTCAGGTCCATGGCTGTATATTTGCAAAAATAGAACAATAAGTGGTTTCAAAGCATATTTATTCCAATATTGATTGCAATCATCCTGTCGGCCAATCGCAGGGCCCATCCGATCCGCATTCCGCGTATCCGCCCCGCATTCGAGGCCACCATGAACCACCTGTATGCGCTTTTGGGCCGAATCGGCCTGTCCCTGATCTTCATCCTCTCCGGCTGGAGCAAGCTGACCGCCTACGCCGGTACCCAGCAGTACATGGAGGCGATGGGCGTGCCCGGCGTCCTGCTGCCGCTGGTGGTCGCGCTGGAAATCGGCGGCGGCCTGGCCGTGCTCGCCGGCGTGTTCACCCGCAGCACGGCGCTGGCGCTGGCCCTGTTCTCGCTGGCTGCCGGCGTGCTGTTCCATGCCGACCTGGCCGACCAGAACCAGTTCATCCACCTGATGAAGAATGTCGCCCTGGGCGGCGGCTTCCTGATGCTGGCCGCCAATGGCGCCGGCGCCTTCAGCGTCGACGCCTGGCGCCGCGACCGCCGCCTGTCCACCCTCGCCACCGGAGGTGCCCTGTGATCGTCCTGCGTCCCGCCGCCGAGCGCGGCCACGCCAACCACGGCTGGCTCGACTCCTGGCACAGCTTCTCCTTCGCCGACTACTTCGACCCGGACCACGTGCACTGGGGCCCGCTGCGGGTGATCAACGAGGACCGCGTCGCCGCCGGGCAGGGCTTCGGCACCCACGGCCACCGCGACATGGAGATCATCAGCTACGTGCTCGAGGGCGCGCTGGGGCACAAGGATTCGATAGGGAACGTGGAGAGCATCACCCCGGGCGAGGTCCAGCGGATGAGCGCCGGCACCGGCGTCACCCACTCCGAGTTCAACTACGACAGCACCGGCACCACCCATTTCCTGCAGATCTGGATCCTGCCCGAGCGCACCGGGATCACCCCCGGCTACGAGCAGAAGCGGTTCGACGAGGCCGAGAAGCGCGGCCGCCTGCGCCTGGTGGTCAGCCCGGACGGCGCCGACGGCTCGGTCCGGATCCACCAGGACGCGCGCATGCATGCCGGCCTGTTCGACGGGGCCGAGCACGCGGCATTGGCGATCGCTCCCGGACGGCTGGCCTACGTGCACCTGGTCCGTGGCCGGGCCACGGTCAACGGCCGCGAGCTGGCTGCCGGCGACGCGCTGCTGTACCGCGACGAGCCGGAAGTCCGGATCGAGGCCGGGCAGGGCGCCGAGGTGCTGGTGTTCGACCTGCCGGAACTGGCCCGGCATTGAGGCCCATGCCGTCGTTCCCGCGAAGGCGGGGACCCAGTGACTTGGCTTCTGAAAGGCCTTGGAGTCACTGGATCCCCGCCTTCGCGGGGATGACACGCTTTCCCCTTGAGAACCGGTCGTCCCGGCCTCACAACCAAGCGACGGGTGGCGGCGCAGGATGGCTCTCCCCGCGCTGTGCCGACGTTCAGCTGGATGGCTTCAAGCCATTGATTTTCAAGGGCTGGATACCCGGTCCGGCCGTTGCACGGATGCAATGCTGGGAACCATCCCCGGCGTTAGCAGTCCAACCCCCCGATTGCTAATATGGCCGCCATGACCCAGATCCGTTCGACCAGTCTCGTTGCCAACAACCTCCCGATCCCCAGCCCGCTGGGGTCGCTGGAGGCCTACATCGGCGCGGTGCACCAGATCCCGGTGCTGACCGTCGAGGAGGAACAGGCCTTGGCCCGCCGCTTCCGCGACGGGGAGGACCTGGACGCCGCGCGCGAGCTGGTGCACTCGCACCTGCGCTTCGTCGTCCACGTGGCCCGCGGCTACAACGGCTACGGCCTGCAGCTGGGCGACCTGATCCAGGAAGGCAACATCGGCCTGATGAAGGCGGTCAAGCGTTTCGACCCCGAGTTGGGCGTGCGCCTGGTCAGCTTCGCCGTGCACTGGATCCGCGCCGAGATGCACGAGTTCATCCTCAAGAACTGGCGCATCGTCAAGGTCGCCACGACCAAGGCCCAGCGCAAGCTGTTCTTCAACCTGCGCAAGGCCAAGACCCGCCTGGGCTGGATGAACGCGGCCGAGGTCAGCGCGGTGGCCAGGGACCTCAACGTCTCCGAGCGCGAGGTGCTGGAGATGGAAGCGCGCCTGTCCGGCCGCGACATCGGCTTCGATGCGCCGGCCGACGAGGACGACGAGCACGCGCCGCCATCGCCGGCCGCCTACCTGCGGGCCGCCGACGAGGACCCGTCACAGGCCTACGAGCGCGCCGACAGCGAGGACCACCAGCTGGAACTGCTGCGCGAGGGCATGGCCAGCCTGGATGCGCGTTCGCGCGACATCATCGCCCGCCGCTGGCTGGACGCCGACAGCAAGGTCACGCTGCAGGAACTGGCCGACGAGTACGGCGTCTCCGCCGAGCGCATCCGCCAGATCGAGGCCAACGCGATGAAGAAGATGAGGGCGCTGCTGGCGGCCTGACCCGCCCGCATTGCCGCGAAGATCAGAACGGCCCGGCGACCCCGGGCCGTTCGCGTTTCCGCGCAAGCCCTGCTGCGACGGAGGCGATGCCGCTGTTTTAGGAGCCGGGTTCAGCCGGCGACGCGACGCCGTTGGCGCAGGCGACGCCCTCGTGTTTCCGACGCCCGTGTCGCCGACTGAAGTCGGCTCCTACAGGAGAGCGGTTGCGCGGCGGCTGTTGTAGGAGCCGGGTTCAGCCGGCGACCCGACGCCGTTGGCGCAGGCGACGCCCTCATGCGCGGGCAAGGCAGGGGACCGCCGCCACGGCTGTCACGCCGTATCCGGCACGCATGTGCGGACCGGCAGGCACCTCGCGGCGGACGGTCCGCGCGTGCGCAACGCTCAGGTCCGCGGCGCCGGCGGCCCGTCGTCGCCTTGGCCGCCGAGGATGATCCGCGCCGCACGCTGGTAGCTCCAGTAGGCCCAGGCCCAGTTGAGCAGCACCACCAGCCGGTTGCGGAAGCCGATCAGGAAGAACACGTGCGCGGCCAGCCAGAACCACCAGGCCAGCAGCCCGGACAGCTTGAAGCCGTGCAAGTCCACCACCGCGGCCATGCGGCCGATGGTGGCCAGGTTGCCGAAGTCGCGGTAGCGGAACGCGCTGGCGTCCCGCCGCTGCAGCCGCGCGCGGATCGCGGCGGCCACATGCCGCCCCATCTGCTTGGCCGCCGGCGCCACGCCCGGCACCGGGCTGCCGTCCGCGCGCTGCACCGCGGCCAGGTCGCCGGCGACGAACACGTGCGGATGCCCCGGCACGCTGAGGTCGGGGTCCACCGGCACGCGGCCGGCGCGGTCCAGCGGCACGCCCAGCGAGCGCGCCAGCGGCGAGGCGGCTACGCCGGCGGCCCAGACCACGGTGCGTGCCGGCACGTACTCCTCGCCCAGGCGGTAGCCGCCTTCGTCGATCGCGGTGACCGGCACGCCGGTGGACACTTCCACGCCGAGCTTCTCCAGCTGCCGGCGTGCCTTCTCCGAGAGTTCCTCCGGGAACGAGGCCAGCACCCGCGGTCCGGCCTCGACCAGGCGCACGCGTGCGCTGGACGGGTCGATGCGACGGAACTCGTCCTTCAGCGTGTGCCGCGCGATTTCGGCCAGGGTGCCGGCCAGCTCGACGCCGGTCGGGCCGCCGCCGACGATGGCGAAGCTGAGCCAGGCCGCGCGCTCGGCCGGGTCGTCGCAGGCTTCCGCCCGCTCGAACGCGAGCAGCAGCTGCCGGCGCAGGTGCAGTGCGTCGTCCAGCGACTTCAGGCCCGGCGCGTGCGCCGCCCATTCGTCGTGGCCGAAATAGGCGTGGGTGGCGCCGCTGGCCAGCAGCAGGTAGTCGAACCCGAGCACGCTGCCGTCGGCGAGCGTCACCCGCCGACCGGGCGCATCGATCGCGCTCGCCTCCCCCAGCCGCACTTCGACGTTGCGCTGCCTGCGCAGGATATGGCGCAGCGGCGCGGCGATGTCCGGCGCCGACAGGCCGGCGGTGGCGACCTGGTAGAGCAGCGGCTGGAACAGGTGGTGGTTGCTGCGGTCGACCAGGGTGATCCGCAGCGGCGCCCTGGCCAGCGCGCGGGTCGCCCACAGGCCGGCGAAGCCGCCGCCGATCACGACCAGGTGGGGAAGGGCGGCGTCTGTGCTCGTCATCGGCGTCGTCGTGTCGTCAGGTGCTAGGAAAGGGCGTCGCGATCGATCCGCGAATGCCGGCGCGTGTCGGGCATCCACACGTACACCACCAGCGAGCATGCGATGCACGC is a genomic window containing:
- the ftsX gene encoding permease-like cell division protein FtsX, translated to MNTNATTSTNGKAAPAAPSRLRVWFDQHLHGLAFSLGRTLRKPWATLLTVAVMGLALALPLGLSIVMDNLRHFAGSVQQSREVNLFLKMDVDAAAATKLADELRGRGDVAAVDLRTPEQALAGFRESSGLGEALDALGENPLPTLLIVVPQGDDDARLVAALQALPQADLVQHDAVWRQRLDNWLRFGQRVVQVLSVLLGLGALLVVGNTVRLDIQSRREEIGVLQLLGASDGFIRRPFLYLGVWYGLGAGLLALGLIAAAGGALREPLAALSASYGSQFSLKGLDALHSGMVLLGTVLLGWLGAWAVTGHFLRQTRPTET
- a CDS encoding response regulator, with the protein product MAAQELKHLISDAPRVMVADGSKLVRKLIADVLARELPGVQVVGCSSIAEARAALEAGPVDLVTTALSLPDGDGLELARSVREAAGQAYVPVIVVSGDAQQHLVERRFTEYVTDYFDKSLGHDALAEFIRGYVQPQPIVGATVLYVEDSRVVAEATKRMLERQQLKVIHVLTAEEAFALLTAESLGRIPDKIDLVLTDVTLKGELSGRDVVERIRIDFAYGKRRLPVLVMTGDGNQHNQSELLRAGANDLVQKPIEERLLVTKVLFQLRVSRLDGGRPN
- the ung gene encoding uracil-DNA glycosylase gives rise to the protein MAEDDRIRLEPSWKARIGDWLLRPEMQALAEFLRQRKAAGARVYPPGPQIFAAFDATPFDQVKVVILGQDPYHGRGQAHGLCFSVLPGVPVPPSLDNIFKEIGQELGLPRPDHGCLLPWARRGVLLLNAVLTVEEGRAGAHQGKGWEGFTDRAIEALASEREGLVFLLWGSYAQAKGKVIDPRRHRVLKAPHPSPLSAHRGFFGCGHFAAANEYLARHGQAPVDWSLPPRVEVEAMLRSL
- a CDS encoding DoxX family protein, whose protein sequence is MNHLYALLGRIGLSLIFILSGWSKLTAYAGTQQYMEAMGVPGVLLPLVVALEIGGGLAVLAGVFTRSTALALALFSLAAGVLFHADLADQNQFIHLMKNVALGGGFLMLAANGAGAFSVDAWRRDRRLSTLATGGAL
- a CDS encoding pirin family protein, with the protein product MIVLRPAAERGHANHGWLDSWHSFSFADYFDPDHVHWGPLRVINEDRVAAGQGFGTHGHRDMEIISYVLEGALGHKDSIGNVESITPGEVQRMSAGTGVTHSEFNYDSTGTTHFLQIWILPERTGITPGYEQKRFDEAEKRGRLRLVVSPDGADGSVRIHQDARMHAGLFDGAEHAALAIAPGRLAYVHLVRGRATVNGRELAAGDALLYRDEPEVRIEAGQGAEVLVFDLPELARH
- the rpoH gene encoding RNA polymerase sigma factor RpoH → MTQIRSTSLVANNLPIPSPLGSLEAYIGAVHQIPVLTVEEEQALARRFRDGEDLDAARELVHSHLRFVVHVARGYNGYGLQLGDLIQEGNIGLMKAVKRFDPELGVRLVSFAVHWIRAEMHEFILKNWRIVKVATTKAQRKLFFNLRKAKTRLGWMNAAEVSAVARDLNVSEREVLEMEARLSGRDIGFDAPADEDDEHAPPSPAAYLRAADEDPSQAYERADSEDHQLELLREGMASLDARSRDIIARRWLDADSKVTLQELADEYGVSAERIRQIEANAMKKMRALLAA
- a CDS encoding NAD(P)/FAD-dependent oxidoreductase: MTSTDAALPHLVVIGGGFAGLWATRALARAPLRITLVDRSNHHLFQPLLYQVATAGLSAPDIAAPLRHILRRQRNVEVRLGEASAIDAPGRRVTLADGSVLGFDYLLLASGATHAYFGHDEWAAHAPGLKSLDDALHLRRQLLLAFERAEACDDPAERAAWLSFAIVGGGPTGVELAGTLAEIARHTLKDEFRRIDPSSARVRLVEAGPRVLASFPEELSEKARRQLEKLGVEVSTGVPVTAIDEGGYRLGEEYVPARTVVWAAGVAASPLARSLGVPLDRAGRVPVDPDLSVPGHPHVFVAGDLAAVQRADGSPVPGVAPAAKQMGRHVAAAIRARLQRRDASAFRYRDFGNLATIGRMAAVVDLHGFKLSGLLAWWFWLAAHVFFLIGFRNRLVVLLNWAWAYWSYQRAARIILGGQGDDGPPAPRT